The Sebastes umbrosus isolate fSebUmb1 chromosome 4, fSebUmb1.pri, whole genome shotgun sequence genomic sequence CACTCCTGAGAGCTCAGTCTGTTAAGAGTCACATAGGGCTGTAGCAGCTTGgactgcagcagcacagccTGACTTGGCAGTGATAACCTCAGCTGGACTCTTCTGACTCTGCTGGTCTCAAACCTGACAGTGACACCTGACCTGATGTTACGTGTATGAGGATGAGGTTTGATGAAGTTCTGAGGGACAACTTGTTGAGATAATTCAGTAGATAAAGGGATTTGGTTAGCAGCACAGACTGAGGATAACGTCCCGGACTGGGAAGTAGAGGTTGAAGCATCTTCTGTAGGAGGTCCAGAGACATTGATGTTGGGTAAGGGCGGACAACTTGTCCACAAGGTAGTGGGGGCCTCTTCGAACTGCTCAGCTGAAGGATTTTCACTGAATCCGTCCAGAGCCTGTGAATGTCTGGTGGTTGTACCACCCTGTCTGAACTTTCTTGAAAGTTTGGAATAAGATTCTTGAGTTGGTGGTTGACAGCTGGTAGAGTTAGATGCATCCTGAGATAAAGGAGCCGTCTGCACTTTGTACGTTGTGTCTGGTTGGTCAAACATAATGTCTTTCATTGTTCCTCGAGGTATGGCATTGTTACCTGAGGTATGGTGGTGTCGAGAGATTAGTACCTGAGGACTGGAAGCGGAAGCTGGCAGTTTGTTACTAGACATGGTGAAGCGATTGAGAGGTGCTTGATGGGGTTTAAAGGTAGGGAAGATCCTATTGAGAGAGGCAATGTCTATCAGTCGGACCACCGGCGACAACAGGACGGACAGCTGAGTGTCTCTGGACGAAGAGGGCTGTGGTAGAAGTTTGATTTGAGACGTATCACTTGCTAATACAGTTGGTCCAGAGCTTTGCTCATCTTCGGGGTTTGCTTGTTCAGATGCCTGGGCTGCTGTCTGAAGATGGGTGGAGGTCTTTGGAGATGGATGTTGTTGGTCAGGGGGGCATAAGATGAGGTCAGAGGGTGTGAGGTCCTGTGATGAAAAGGTTGATGAGGAAGACTGGAACAGTGGGGGAGACAAAGAAACATTAGCCTGAAGCAGCAGCTCTTCTGAGCACTCGTCAGGACATTCCTGCAGGATGCTCTCCACCCATCGTTGGTGTTTGGAGCAGAACTGAGGGGAGGAGGCGGCCTCCTGAACACGTTCACTGCTTCTCTGACTGATTTCCTCCTTTTCCTTGTCACTGCTGTCGTCCTCCACCCTCTTGACTACCTCACTATCCTCCTCTGTTTGTCGATGTCTGCTAACATCTGAAACATTGTCATTCTCCAACAAAAGAGTTCTGTCTTTGGGCACATCTTGATCagcatcctctcctccctcaaAAACCTCTGGCTGAAACCGTAGGGGAGTCTTGGCTTCCATTGACTTGAGGAGAGCGTTTGAAGAGCTGCCATACAGAACAGACTTTGAGAGTTGAGAGCTTTCCATTCCATTCTCTCTGTGTGCTAATGACTGAGAAATACTGCCCGAACGACAGGAAGCGGCATCTAAAAAGGAACAGAAAGGCAGCGCATTTTGATTAACAAATGTAATAATTATCATCAGAAGAAGAAATGCATTATTGGCTAAATGTAAACGCAATCTTTTGtcaccgaccctcgttaaccgattactAACCGTTA encodes the following:
- the LOC119486699 gene encoding uncharacterized protein LOC119486699 isoform X1 → MEGAELQTDSLSCLHKFPRLPLWIIEYVWAHKMMEIHEVVDPPNYPEVDSQPLSLEDSWRLRVASAQVYSMVKKRDMEHFERVMSFLEDTYRLLPRLVAPIKHMKIMFGLKTMVIMRMLREGRGMGMVDTVFKINQFFPSKLPQYQDQCSQREMFLMRENHLDFKALAQALTMDKNKLEDYIKNQMEQQYGEHYAQRVEDRLLHYLHELEAVLPGDTYIDKILKKESPMTEEEKLLLGVITSDSTNIATTLKKLLHCDAASCRSGSISQSLAHRENGMESSQLSKSVLYGSSSNALLKSMEAKTPLRFQPEVFEGGEDADQDVPKDRTLLLENDNVSDVSRHRQTEEDSEVVKRVEDDSSDKEKEEISQRSSERVQEAASSPQFCSKHQRWVESILQECPDECSEELLLQANVSLSPPLFQSSSSTFSSQDLTPSDLILCPPDQQHPSPKTSTHLQTAAQASEQANPEDEQSSGPTVLASDTSQIKLLPQPSSSRDTQLSVLLSPVVRLIDIASLNRIFPTFKPHQAPLNRFTMSSNKLPASASSPQVLISRHHHTSGNNAIPRGTMKDIMFDQPDTTYKVQTAPLSQDASNSTSCQPPTQESYSKLSRKFRQGGTTTRHSQALDGFSENPSAEQFEEAPTTLWTSCPPLPNINVSGPPTEDASTSTSQSGTLSSVCAANQIPLSTELSQQVVPQNFIKPHPHTRNIRSGVTVRFETSRVRRVQLRLSLPSQAVLLQSKLLQPYVTLNRLSSQECYRVTKGRSSARYLEPVLQGGNDDNDEDRREEEEEEDDDSSFDVNTLYSSHSSGDGKDSPDCDPDYKPRLHTPRAYFFV
- the LOC119486699 gene encoding uncharacterized protein LOC119486699 isoform X2; the protein is MEGAELQTDSLSCLHKFPRLPLWIIEYVWAHKMMEIHEVVDPPNYPEVDSQPLSLEDSWRLRVASAQVYSMVKKRDMEHFERVMSFLEDTYRLLPRLVAPIKHMKIMFGLKTMVIMRMLREGRGMGMVDTVFKINQFFPSKLPQYQDQCSQREMFLMRENHLDFKALAQALTMDKNKLEDYIKMEQQYGEHYAQRVEDRLLHYLHELEAVLPGDTYIDKILKKESPMTEEEKLLLGVITSDSTNIATTLKKLLHCDAASCRSGSISQSLAHRENGMESSQLSKSVLYGSSSNALLKSMEAKTPLRFQPEVFEGGEDADQDVPKDRTLLLENDNVSDVSRHRQTEEDSEVVKRVEDDSSDKEKEEISQRSSERVQEAASSPQFCSKHQRWVESILQECPDECSEELLLQANVSLSPPLFQSSSSTFSSQDLTPSDLILCPPDQQHPSPKTSTHLQTAAQASEQANPEDEQSSGPTVLASDTSQIKLLPQPSSSRDTQLSVLLSPVVRLIDIASLNRIFPTFKPHQAPLNRFTMSSNKLPASASSPQVLISRHHHTSGNNAIPRGTMKDIMFDQPDTTYKVQTAPLSQDASNSTSCQPPTQESYSKLSRKFRQGGTTTRHSQALDGFSENPSAEQFEEAPTTLWTSCPPLPNINVSGPPTEDASTSTSQSGTLSSVCAANQIPLSTELSQQVVPQNFIKPHPHTRNIRSGVTVRFETSRVRRVQLRLSLPSQAVLLQSKLLQPYVTLNRLSSQECYRVTKGRSSARYLEPVLQGGNDDNDEDRREEEEEEDDDSSFDVNTLYSSHSSGDGKDSPDCDPDYKPRLHTPRAYFFV